One genomic window of Geoanaerobacter pelophilus includes the following:
- a CDS encoding XTP/dITP diphosphatase, with translation MKQLLIATSNRGKFCEFSELLSNQVTELFSLADFPQMILPPETGETFEENAIIKASYAARETGIPTIADDSGLEVNYLGGRPGVHSARFAGEAATDQENNKKLLYELANINHEERTARFSCCIAFCSPDGTCATFTGQLAGSIIEQPRGNNGFGYDPLFLVTGYNKTLAELDMSIKNRISHRAEAFRRFTNYLSRCNN, from the coding sequence ATGAAGCAGCTGCTTATAGCCACATCCAATCGTGGTAAGTTCTGTGAATTCTCGGAATTGCTGTCCAATCAGGTAACCGAGCTTTTCTCCCTAGCAGATTTTCCGCAAATGATCCTGCCACCAGAAACAGGGGAGACTTTTGAGGAAAATGCCATAATAAAGGCGAGCTATGCAGCAAGGGAGACCGGCATTCCCACTATCGCAGATGATTCCGGGCTAGAAGTAAATTATCTCGGCGGCCGCCCTGGGGTGCATTCAGCCAGATTTGCCGGAGAAGCTGCCACTGACCAGGAGAATAACAAAAAATTATTATATGAACTGGCAAACATTAATCACGAGGAAAGAACAGCAAGATTCAGCTGCTGCATAGCCTTTTGCTCCCCCGATGGCACATGTGCCACCTTTACCGGACAACTTGCCGGCAGCATCATTGAACAACCTCGTGGAAACAACGGATTCGGCTATGACCCACTTTTTCTGGTTACCGGGTACAACAAAACACTTGCCGAACTGGATATGTCTATAAAGAATAGAATCAGCCACCGAGCAGAGGCTTTCCGGCGATTTACGAATTACCTTTCTCGCTGCAATAACTGA
- a CDS encoding prepilin-type N-terminal cleavage/methylation domain-containing protein — protein sequence MQIWFKKKQGSCCTSELFVAQIHGAQGFSLVELITVVAVIAALAAIALPAGANYVNRAKIARCLGDLQTINNEIQAYYIDRNSYPGSLSDIGRGSFTDPWGQLYVYNNIVTNGNPLMGTIDQLNSGNDYDLYSKGADLQTRSPDYDDAVCEDDIVRASDGSFFGKRKDF from the coding sequence ATGCAGATTTGGTTCAAAAAGAAACAGGGATCATGCTGTACATCAGAGTTATTTGTTGCCCAGATTCATGGGGCCCAGGGCTTTAGTCTCGTAGAGCTTATTACGGTTGTGGCAGTAATTGCGGCTCTTGCAGCCATAGCTTTGCCAGCTGGGGCTAATTATGTAAATAGGGCTAAAATTGCAAGGTGTCTTGGCGATCTTCAAACAATCAACAACGAAATACAGGCTTATTATATCGATAGGAATTCTTATCCTGGCTCCTTGAGTGATATTGGCCGGGGATCCTTTACCGATCCCTGGGGACAGCTTTACGTGTATAACAACATCGTTACAAATGGGAACCCTCTGATGGGTACCATTGATCAGCTGAATTCCGGAAACGATTACGATCTGTACAGCAAAGGCGCAGATCTTCAAACACGCAGTCCTGATTATGATGACGCGGTATGTGAAGATGATATTGTCAGGGCTTCAGATGGCAGCTTTTTTGGCAAGAGAAAAGATTTTTAG
- a CDS encoding extracellular solute-binding protein, with translation MRIIVLTLCLAVLSSTAAAETIKLGGTGSMIPMVTDLANAYMKKHPADKVEVNQKSMGQPGGIAALNAGAIDIAMSGMRLTGEQAVLPIKAYEIAKVAGVVAVTNDVPVSNISSQQLCDIYAGKLKNWKQLGGNDSTITVLTRPESDTTKMTFRRGFACMTNLKEGPDVMSLSKSSDMFNALETKKSAIGIVDSIALSDAAGKFKALKVDGISYEQYESGKWPYGLRNHLVVRIGEKKEAVKRFLEFVKTAEAQAIIRHNKAKPVFNLQ, from the coding sequence ATGCGTATTATTGTTTTGACTTTATGTCTGGCTGTTCTGTCGTCAACAGCTGCTGCTGAAACAATCAAACTTGGCGGCACAGGGAGCATGATACCTATGGTCACTGATTTAGCTAATGCCTACATGAAGAAGCACCCCGCCGATAAAGTGGAGGTTAACCAGAAGTCCATGGGACAGCCGGGCGGGATAGCGGCGCTCAATGCTGGTGCGATCGATATCGCAATGTCTGGAATGAGGCTTACCGGCGAGCAAGCTGTACTCCCTATAAAGGCTTATGAGATTGCTAAAGTCGCAGGGGTTGTCGCGGTCACTAATGATGTACCGGTATCAAACATTTCAAGCCAGCAGCTTTGTGATATTTACGCAGGCAAGCTAAAGAACTGGAAACAGTTGGGAGGTAACGACTCAACCATTACTGTGCTTACAAGGCCAGAGAGCGACACCACAAAAATGACTTTCAGGAGAGGGTTTGCTTGTATGACGAACCTAAAAGAAGGTCCTGATGTCATGAGTCTCTCAAAATCGTCGGATATGTTTAACGCTCTGGAAACCAAAAAGAGCGCCATCGGTATCGTGGATTCTATTGCCCTGTCTGATGCTGCTGGGAAGTTCAAGGCATTGAAGGTTGACGGCATTAGTTATGAGCAGTATGAAAGCGGTAAATGGCCATATGGCCTTAGAAACCACCTGGTAGTGAGAATCGGCGAGAAGAAAGAAGCCGTTAAGAGGTTCCTGGAGTTTGTCAAAACAGCCGAGGCCCAAGCAATAATCAGGCATAACAAGGCCAAACCTGTATTCAACTTGCAATGA
- a CDS encoding flagellar hook-length control protein FliK, whose product MEISRESLSAILTAIKNGTASMIEASGSPSKSLQIAPGAEVSGEVLLKQPNGRFLVRVNGEVLDMALPGETKTGVTLKMTYIGDQPRLTFAISAQTVKGSEVNISTTSRWLGSVAAGPSGTSSADSNQHLQSVRLFDTLPADNGAIALKLKETVRRSGLFYESHLQRWSDGSYPLEELLQEPQGRLSTLAQATPERPAEAPVKQNILTAEVSLPSSGNSSPGPTVKAETTPPDQRPAISEKLPKQITPQPETAHAPKEPAKATSNTALPEAAARKSSDSAPSLPDSANRSLLSPLATTTQGEKPFRPLPVTQPEPTGDRLLPDNSSDFLAPLPRQRLEAEPVPQGTPPATAQPPQKLDLEIAGQISKEAVVLEKEPAATVEKQSVARPIADDGATSGKSSGENSSLPGKIVTDPTQTAIQPAKTNLLPDAGTAPNSAPSLPKDAITASSDLKIAIDPDITNPADPAALNQEQAVKSLPQPADAPATKPLITKHNTEQLPGRQLPLISPEISKPESIMNQARDAAAQPAKLPTQFEPPDSQTLPVIRQQLEMLNSGQFVWQGEAWQGQQMKWTIRGDEHQRKAPSARSWDTELRLELPGLGTIAAAITVTGKQVRLSVSAVEADSAEMMEKHRQRLIDGMESGGLSLVGMKVKHEPAP is encoded by the coding sequence ATGGAGATTTCGAGAGAATCACTGAGTGCCATTCTAACCGCCATTAAAAATGGAACCGCCTCGATGATCGAGGCGTCAGGCAGCCCCTCAAAATCATTGCAAATTGCGCCGGGAGCCGAAGTCTCCGGGGAGGTCCTGCTTAAACAGCCGAACGGAAGATTCCTTGTCCGTGTCAATGGTGAAGTTCTGGACATGGCGCTACCCGGCGAAACCAAGACCGGTGTAACCCTCAAGATGACCTATATTGGCGATCAACCCCGTTTGACCTTTGCCATCTCTGCACAAACAGTAAAAGGTTCAGAGGTAAACATCAGCACGACGAGCCGCTGGCTCGGCAGTGTCGCTGCCGGCCCATCAGGAACCTCTTCTGCGGACAGCAACCAGCATCTGCAAAGTGTCAGATTGTTCGACACGCTTCCTGCGGACAATGGGGCAATTGCCCTGAAGCTGAAAGAGACTGTCAGGAGGAGCGGTTTGTTCTATGAGTCGCATCTGCAACGCTGGAGCGACGGCAGTTACCCGCTTGAGGAATTGCTGCAGGAGCCTCAAGGGCGGCTCTCAACATTGGCGCAGGCCACTCCGGAACGGCCTGCTGAAGCTCCGGTAAAGCAGAACATATTGACAGCAGAAGTATCGCTACCTTCAAGCGGCAACAGTAGCCCCGGGCCTACTGTTAAAGCGGAAACCACTCCACCCGACCAACGTCCTGCAATTAGCGAAAAGTTACCGAAACAGATCACCCCACAACCAGAGACAGCTCATGCTCCAAAGGAACCGGCCAAAGCGACAAGCAACACAGCACTACCGGAAGCCGCTGCGAGGAAATCGTCTGATTCAGCCCCTTCTCTGCCTGATTCTGCGAACCGCTCATTACTTTCACCCTTGGCAACAACAACTCAGGGAGAAAAGCCTTTCAGACCTCTCCCTGTGACCCAGCCTGAACCAACGGGAGATCGGCTCCTTCCGGACAACTCATCTGACTTTTTGGCGCCATTGCCCAGGCAGCGGCTTGAAGCAGAGCCTGTTCCGCAAGGAACTCCTCCAGCCACTGCCCAACCACCTCAAAAGTTGGATCTGGAGATAGCTGGGCAAATATCGAAAGAAGCGGTTGTCCTGGAAAAAGAACCAGCTGCAACTGTTGAAAAACAGAGTGTTGCCCGGCCTATTGCTGACGATGGGGCAACCAGTGGGAAATCTTCAGGAGAAAACAGCTCGCTACCTGGCAAAATCGTTACTGACCCCACACAAACTGCTATCCAACCGGCAAAAACCAACCTGCTACCTGACGCCGGGACAGCACCAAACAGTGCCCCCTCACTGCCCAAAGATGCCATTACGGCATCATCAGACTTAAAGATAGCTATTGATCCCGACATAACCAATCCTGCTGACCCCGCCGCACTTAACCAGGAGCAGGCCGTCAAATCATTGCCGCAGCCAGCAGATGCTCCAGCCACTAAACCTCTGATAACAAAACATAATACAGAGCAACTACCGGGCAGGCAATTGCCGCTCATATCGCCGGAAATATCAAAACCGGAAAGCATCATGAATCAAGCGAGGGATGCGGCGGCCCAACCGGCAAAGCTTCCTACGCAGTTTGAACCACCTGACAGCCAGACTCTCCCGGTAATCAGGCAGCAGCTTGAAATGTTGAACAGTGGGCAGTTTGTCTGGCAAGGAGAGGCATGGCAAGGACAACAGATGAAGTGGACAATTCGCGGCGATGAACATCAAAGGAAGGCCCCCAGTGCCAGATCATGGGATACCGAGCTTCGCCTGGAGCTCCCCGGTCTTGGAACTATCGCCGCTGCCATAACAGTTACCGGGAAGCAGGTCAGGCTGTCTGTTTCTGCAGTAGAGGCCGACTCGGCAGAAATGATGGAAAAACATCGACAACGGTTGATTGACGGTATGGAGAGCGGCGGGCTTTCACTGGTCGGTATGAAGGTTAAGCATGAACCGGCACCGTGA
- a CDS encoding EscU/YscU/HrcU family type III secretion system export apparatus switch protein, whose amino-acid sequence MNRHREDRQAAALSYKKGDYAPRVIAKGKGALAEAIIEIARESGVYVHESRELVEMLLQVDIDRDIPPELYRAVAELLAWIYWMETGGEHQGN is encoded by the coding sequence ATGAACCGGCACCGTGAAGACCGGCAGGCAGCCGCCCTCTCCTACAAGAAAGGCGATTATGCCCCACGGGTAATTGCCAAAGGAAAGGGGGCATTGGCAGAGGCAATAATAGAGATTGCCCGCGAGTCAGGTGTCTACGTCCATGAATCCCGGGAATTGGTTGAGATGTTACTGCAAGTGGACATAGACAGGGACATCCCCCCGGAGCTGTATCGGGCAGTGGCAGAGCTACTTGCCTGGATCTACTGGATGGAAACGGGCGGAGAGCATCAAGGGAACTGA
- a CDS encoding Crp/Fnr family transcriptional regulator, translated as MDLRIEPKTKPDGNLIKNIPFFAALSAEEVEHVDRLIIRKRFSKDQIVLFEEDTANYMYIVYSGKVRVVKLNDEGREQIITIHKKNDFFGEMSLLDGNTSPATVIAHEDCLIGLLSKIDFERYLLSHETIRRKIIDLLCSRLRDSWAMIKILSFDNAEHRVMAVLDRLQELYGVFDDRGVIINVKLTHQQIASYASVARETVTRVLNRLEKEGVIHVLENKAILLTKLFYQKFRTAKST; from the coding sequence ATGGATCTGAGAATAGAGCCCAAAACAAAACCTGACGGTAATCTGATAAAGAACATCCCGTTCTTTGCCGCTCTCTCTGCCGAAGAGGTTGAACATGTCGACCGGCTTATTATCAGAAAGCGTTTTTCCAAAGACCAGATTGTCCTTTTTGAGGAAGACACTGCCAACTACATGTACATCGTCTATTCCGGTAAGGTCAGGGTTGTAAAACTGAATGACGAGGGCAGAGAGCAAATAATAACCATTCACAAGAAAAATGACTTTTTCGGGGAGATGTCACTGCTTGACGGCAACACTTCTCCGGCAACAGTCATCGCCCATGAAGATTGCCTCATAGGATTATTATCGAAAATCGATTTTGAACGGTACCTGTTGAGCCATGAAACTATCAGGCGCAAGATCATAGATCTTCTCTGTTCAAGGTTGCGCGACTCATGGGCCATGATCAAGATCTTGAGTTTCGACAATGCAGAGCATCGCGTTATGGCAGTGCTTGACAGACTTCAGGAACTCTACGGCGTGTTTGACGACCGTGGCGTGATAATCAACGTCAAACTAACCCACCAGCAGATTGCGAGCTATGCCTCTGTAGCCAGGGAAACAGTCACCAGAGTGCTGAACAGGCTGGAAAAGGAAGGGGTTATACATGTCTTGGAAAACAAGGCAATATTGCTGACAAAACTGTTTTACCAGAAGTTTAGAACGGCAAAATCTACTTAA
- a CDS encoding OmpA family protein: MKKRILSIGAGILLIGAATAGAENRAETFSLTPFVGGYTFDGKQHLETMPVVGLRGGYNFTDRLGAEAVFDYVKTEGTRNTANKANVYNYHMDLLYHFLPTAKAVPFLMAGYGGMTVDPDNATKYTKGAFNYGAGVKYALSEAVELRGEVRHLLHKRYETLNNVEYGLGLGFLFGGSKPAPAPVVAPVPPPPKPAPVVEQPKPAPVVAPPPPPAPAPAPTASLSVVPKSVIKGTPASLTWACQNSTSAEIRPEIGKVAEKGVLEVIPSNTTDYTLTCLGAGGKATSSTNLEIIEMDSDKDGVPDYRDKCPNTPAGMPVDKDGCSPETLTIKLDVEFDTAKADIKKKYHDEIGKVAEFLAKYPTVSGTIEGHTDDVGDAGMNKKLSQRRADSVLKYLVDKYGIDKKRLTAVGYGEEKPIADNKTAAGRQKNRRTVATFETVIKR; this comes from the coding sequence ATGAAAAAGAGAATTTTGTCGATCGGCGCAGGTATTCTGCTTATCGGCGCAGCCACCGCCGGGGCGGAAAACAGGGCGGAAACCTTTTCCTTGACGCCGTTTGTCGGCGGCTACACTTTTGACGGCAAGCAGCATCTTGAGACCATGCCGGTAGTAGGTTTGCGGGGTGGCTATAACTTCACCGACAGGCTGGGTGCCGAGGCCGTGTTCGACTATGTCAAGACCGAGGGGACCCGTAATACGGCGAATAAAGCCAATGTCTATAATTACCATATGGATCTCCTGTATCATTTCCTGCCGACAGCAAAGGCGGTTCCGTTTCTGATGGCCGGCTACGGCGGGATGACCGTAGATCCTGACAATGCCACAAAATACACAAAAGGGGCTTTCAACTACGGAGCAGGGGTAAAGTATGCTCTTAGCGAGGCTGTTGAGCTGCGTGGTGAGGTAAGACACTTGCTGCATAAGAGATACGAAACCTTGAACAACGTAGAATATGGCTTGGGGCTTGGCTTCCTGTTCGGTGGGTCAAAACCGGCTCCTGCTCCAGTCGTTGCTCCGGTACCACCGCCGCCCAAACCTGCTCCTGTTGTGGAGCAGCCAAAGCCTGCTCCAGTCGTTGCTCCCCCCCCTCCACCAGCTCCGGCTCCGGCTCCGACTGCTTCGCTCTCGGTAGTGCCGAAATCAGTCATCAAAGGAACTCCCGCATCGCTGACATGGGCATGCCAGAACTCTACATCGGCTGAAATAAGACCGGAAATTGGCAAGGTTGCTGAGAAAGGCGTACTAGAAGTTATTCCATCCAACACAACGGACTACACACTCACCTGCTTAGGCGCTGGTGGAAAGGCTACCAGCTCGACCAATCTTGAAATCATCGAGATGGATTCTGATAAAGACGGTGTTCCGGATTACCGCGACAAGTGCCCGAACACGCCGGCTGGCATGCCAGTGGACAAGGACGGTTGCAGCCCGGAGACCTTGACCATCAAGCTTGATGTTGAGTTTGATACTGCCAAGGCGGACATCAAGAAAAAGTATCATGACGAAATTGGCAAGGTTGCCGAGTTTCTTGCCAAGTATCCGACTGTTTCCGGTACAATTGAAGGGCATACCGATGATGTCGGTGATGCCGGGATGAACAAAAAGCTCTCTCAGCGCCGCGCTGACAGTGTTCTGAAGTACCTGGTTGACAAGTATGGCATCGACAAGAAGCGACTGACGGCTGTTGGTTATGGCGAAGAAAAGCCAATCGCCGACAATAAGACAGCTGCAGGGCGTCAGAAGAACCGCAGGACAGTGGCCACTTTTGAGACTGTCATCAAGAGGTAA
- the mnmH gene encoding tRNA 2-selenouridine(34) synthase MnmH, translated as MPQTVPFSENLLDSHLLVDVRTPLEYAEDHIPGAINVPLLTNDERVEVGTLYKQQGPHMARIRGLELTAARFPAMVAEIAANAASRPILVYCWRGGLRSRTVAEILDLTGYHAVQLTGGHKAFRQHVVEYFDPLTTPAPLVVLHGMTGIGKTTFLELLKKRGHTVIDLEGIACHRGSAFGALGQTQAHLTQKSFETALWQEFRAAAPGKPIIVEGESRRIGKLFLPGNLYDVMRDSIKVWCDASMETRVSRLTSEYGKPEYRDEMAEALDRIKKKLGGDNHRDLMGHLERWEMKPFMQGLMDRYYDRNYYRTREWVEDFTLSLEDFTAAADELEQQLKSRIPTP; from the coding sequence ATGCCACAAACCGTCCCATTCTCAGAAAACCTGCTGGATAGCCATCTGCTGGTCGATGTCCGCACCCCGTTGGAATATGCTGAGGACCACATCCCCGGGGCCATAAATGTGCCGTTGCTGACCAATGATGAGCGGGTCGAAGTAGGGACTCTCTACAAGCAGCAGGGACCACATATGGCCAGGATCAGGGGACTGGAACTCACTGCGGCAAGGTTTCCGGCAATGGTCGCTGAAATTGCGGCAAATGCAGCAAGCCGTCCCATCCTTGTCTATTGCTGGCGCGGGGGACTGCGCAGCAGAACGGTAGCCGAAATCCTGGATCTTACCGGTTACCATGCAGTACAGCTTACAGGCGGCCACAAGGCATTCCGACAACATGTGGTGGAGTATTTCGATCCTCTCACCACTCCTGCCCCGCTTGTCGTATTGCATGGCATGACAGGCATAGGCAAAACAACCTTTCTTGAGCTGCTTAAGAAGCGCGGCCATACGGTCATAGACCTTGAAGGGATTGCCTGCCATCGCGGTTCTGCTTTCGGAGCTCTTGGCCAGACACAGGCCCATCTGACCCAGAAAAGCTTTGAAACAGCTCTTTGGCAGGAATTTCGGGCCGCTGCACCGGGAAAACCGATAATAGTGGAGGGGGAAAGCCGCCGGATCGGCAAACTCTTCCTGCCTGGCAACCTATACGATGTGATGCGTGACAGCATCAAGGTGTGGTGCGATGCTTCAATGGAAACCCGGGTAAGCAGGCTAACCTCAGAGTATGGCAAACCGGAGTACCGCGATGAAATGGCCGAAGCGCTCGATCGCATCAAGAAAAAGCTTGGGGGAGACAATCATCGCGACTTGATGGGCCATCTGGAACGATGGGAGATGAAGCCATTCATGCAAGGGTTAATGGATCGCTACTATGACAGGAATTATTACAGAACCAGGGAATGGGTCGAGGATTTTACCCTTTCACTGGAAGATTTCACTGCCGCAGCCGATGAACTGGAACAACAACTCAAGTCCCGCATCCCAACACCCTGA
- a CDS encoding CHASE2 domain-containing protein — translation MITAYLIHPRFIRDINNRITDAVMAFSKSKQASGAVVIVDIDEKSLNQYGQWPWPRYRLAQLLTKINLLGAGSVGLDLILAEPDRTSPKNWQATIGRELGYQVDISGIPEKIADNDRFLAETLAKGPFVLGYEFLFKGDSSNRALCGLHPVNPVWLHNTGEREWQSGFFNAQGVVCNQKLFSDAVNFSGFLNATPDADGILRRVPLLIKFEDRLFPSLALATLMQSRQVSQLHISQKDSGFLNLVVGGAIIPVDRHGNMLVNFSSGESIRHVSAGDVLGNIMPPGSFKNKIVLVGSSAAGWAHVYQTPASPVHSHVDVHARLLENLLSNQMVIRSQEFLIWEALLGLLTAALLGVCVTKMEVLGSALVGTVSLLVIWSGAGLVFQKTGLLFSPFLPSSLVFLNYVVLTILKTWKNQRAARESADDTLVLLKASEHNLNSIIKSVPDIIFRLDATGRITFISPAITKYTDTPEKLIGQPIFSLVAPDDLNKAQYRLNEKRTGERATYGLEIRLLLPHKHEGCCEEIGYFSVSAEGIYRGETPCSKEFVGTQGIIRDITDQKRLEERLLHAQKMEAVGKLAAGVAHDLNNILAGLVTYPDLLLLELPGDSPIRDKVAIIQRSGQKAAAIVQDLLTLARRGVKVSEPVNLNRIISDYLASPEFGAASRYHSNVTIETELASDLMNLKGSRVHLSKVIMNVLNNAAEAMPAGGSILLSTCNKYLDTVLHLYEEIPAGEYACVSVADDGVGISEEDLQKIFEPFYSKKLMKRSGSGLGMTVIWATVKDHNGYIDLQSAEGEGTRIVMYFPATRESEEYLPQRIALDEYLGTEHILVVDDMPEQIEVASKMLSKLGYRVDTATSGEEAVAFLRSNKVDLIVLDMIMPGGMDGLETYQQIREIHPEQKVIIASGFSESERVVTLQKLGAGEYVQKPYTLERFGVAVRKELDRQENP, via the coding sequence GTGATTACAGCCTATCTGATTCATCCCCGCTTCATCAGAGACATCAACAACAGAATTACCGATGCTGTCATGGCTTTCAGCAAGTCAAAACAGGCATCCGGTGCAGTCGTGATTGTCGATATCGATGAAAAAAGCCTGAATCAATATGGCCAGTGGCCATGGCCCAGATACCGCCTGGCACAGCTACTTACTAAAATCAACTTACTTGGGGCTGGCAGTGTCGGTCTCGATCTGATCCTGGCGGAACCTGACCGGACATCGCCGAAAAACTGGCAGGCAACAATAGGTCGTGAACTTGGATACCAAGTCGACATTTCCGGGATTCCTGAAAAAATCGCGGACAATGACCGGTTTCTTGCAGAGACCCTGGCAAAAGGTCCATTTGTCCTAGGGTATGAGTTTTTATTCAAAGGTGATTCCTCTAACAGGGCATTGTGCGGCCTCCATCCGGTAAACCCTGTCTGGCTTCACAATACCGGTGAAAGGGAATGGCAGTCCGGGTTTTTCAACGCTCAAGGTGTTGTCTGCAACCAAAAACTCTTCTCTGATGCCGTAAACTTCTCTGGTTTTCTGAATGCAACCCCCGATGCTGACGGCATTCTTCGTCGAGTGCCGCTGCTTATAAAGTTCGAGGACAGGCTATTCCCTTCTTTGGCGTTGGCAACGCTGATGCAGTCACGGCAGGTTTCGCAACTCCATATCTCACAGAAAGACAGTGGTTTCCTAAACCTTGTTGTCGGTGGAGCAATTATCCCGGTTGACAGACATGGAAATATGCTTGTCAATTTCAGCAGCGGCGAGTCAATACGCCATGTCTCAGCCGGCGATGTTCTTGGCAACATTATGCCACCCGGTAGTTTCAAAAATAAAATTGTCCTGGTCGGGTCTTCGGCTGCGGGATGGGCCCATGTTTACCAGACACCGGCCAGTCCGGTGCATAGCCATGTTGATGTCCATGCCCGGTTGCTAGAGAACCTTCTCTCTAATCAAATGGTCATACGCTCCCAGGAATTTCTAATTTGGGAAGCGCTGCTTGGACTACTCACTGCTGCCTTGCTCGGAGTCTGCGTAACAAAGATGGAAGTTTTGGGCAGTGCGCTTGTTGGTACGGTGTCTCTGCTTGTCATCTGGTCAGGTGCCGGCTTGGTTTTCCAGAAAACAGGCTTGCTCTTTTCTCCTTTTTTGCCCAGTTCGCTGGTTTTTCTTAATTATGTCGTACTGACAATTCTCAAGACCTGGAAAAACCAGCGGGCGGCAAGAGAAAGCGCCGACGATACCCTGGTGCTTCTCAAGGCTAGTGAACATAACCTCAATTCCATCATCAAGTCGGTTCCGGATATTATATTTAGACTGGATGCAACAGGTCGCATCACCTTTATCAGCCCTGCGATAACCAAATATACCGATACTCCCGAAAAGTTAATCGGGCAGCCTATTTTCTCCCTGGTTGCGCCGGATGATCTTAATAAGGCTCAGTACCGGCTGAATGAGAAGCGAACAGGCGAAAGAGCCACCTATGGACTAGAGATCCGACTATTGCTACCTCACAAGCATGAAGGTTGTTGTGAAGAAATCGGATATTTCAGTGTTTCTGCTGAGGGGATTTACCGAGGCGAGACCCCATGCTCGAAAGAGTTTGTCGGCACTCAGGGGATCATCCGTGATATCACCGATCAGAAGCGGCTTGAAGAGCGTCTATTGCACGCACAGAAGATGGAGGCAGTCGGTAAACTGGCCGCAGGCGTAGCCCATGATCTGAACAATATCCTTGCCGGGCTGGTTACTTATCCGGATCTGTTATTGCTGGAACTGCCAGGTGACAGCCCAATTAGAGACAAGGTGGCAATTATTCAGAGGTCCGGCCAGAAAGCGGCTGCTATTGTGCAGGACTTGCTGACGCTGGCTCGTCGCGGGGTAAAGGTTTCAGAGCCGGTAAATCTTAACAGGATTATATCCGACTATCTTGCATCCCCTGAGTTTGGCGCTGCATCAAGATATCATAGCAACGTAACTATTGAGACGGAGCTTGCCTCAGATCTTATGAACCTCAAAGGCTCGCGGGTACATCTCTCCAAGGTGATAATGAATGTTTTAAACAATGCTGCCGAGGCTATGCCAGCAGGGGGATCCATACTGTTATCCACATGCAACAAGTATCTGGATACCGTGTTGCATCTCTACGAAGAGATTCCTGCCGGGGAGTATGCCTGTGTGAGTGTTGCTGATGACGGGGTTGGCATTAGCGAAGAGGATCTGCAAAAGATCTTTGAGCCATTTTACAGCAAGAAGTTGATGAAACGCAGTGGCTCAGGATTGGGAATGACCGTTATCTGGGCCACGGTGAAGGATCATAACGGTTACATAGATCTGCAAAGCGCTGAAGGGGAAGGGACCCGGATTGTCATGTATTTCCCGGCAACCCGGGAAAGCGAAGAGTACCTTCCGCAGCGTATCGCATTGGATGAATATCTGGGGACAGAGCATATCCTGGTGGTTGACGATATGCCGGAACAGATTGAAGTTGCCTCCAAAATGCTTTCAAAATTGGGTTATCGGGTTGATACTGCGACTAGCGGCGAGGAGGCTGTTGCCTTCCTGCGCAGCAACAAGGTCGATCTGATTGTGCTGGACATGATCATGCCGGGGGGAATGGATGGCCTTGAGACCTATCAGCAGATCAGAGAGATCCATCCCGAACAAAAGGTTATTATTGCCAGTGGGTTCTCGGAATCTGAACGGGTTGTCACGCTCCAGAAACTTGGCGCCGGGGAGTATGTCCAGAAACCCTACACCCTTGAGCGGTTCGGTGTTGCTGTCAGGAAAGAGCTGGATCGGCAGGAGAATCCCTAA
- a CDS encoding OmpA family protein — protein MPLRYYIQIPLIIILLLVIAGCANNGTLVVLAPDSDGKTGAVTVSNQAGTVDIDSPNQVTFVTNSQKSPTPPASISKDTLIALFSEALSIEPKPPVHYLLYFEKDLILTLESARLFPEILQAISDRASSDISVVGHTDSVGSREYNLTLSRNRANSVRDKLVDKGVAANHIKTTSHGKENPLIKTEDNVNEPRNRRVEVVIR, from the coding sequence ATGCCTTTGCGTTACTACATCCAGATCCCTCTGATAATCATCCTGCTTCTTGTTATCGCCGGTTGTGCTAATAATGGTACCTTGGTGGTCCTGGCTCCTGATTCGGACGGAAAGACTGGTGCTGTCACTGTTTCGAATCAGGCCGGAACGGTTGATATTGATTCTCCCAACCAGGTAACTTTTGTGACTAACAGCCAAAAGTCGCCAACTCCTCCTGCAAGTATAAGCAAAGACACCCTTATCGCTTTGTTTTCTGAAGCCCTTTCTATCGAGCCTAAACCCCCAGTGCATTATCTCCTCTACTTTGAGAAAGACCTTATTCTTACTTTGGAGTCAGCCAGGTTGTTCCCTGAGATTTTGCAGGCTATAAGTGACCGCGCATCAAGCGACATCTCTGTTGTCGGGCATACGGATTCTGTCGGCAGCAGGGAATATAACCTGACTCTTTCGAGAAACAGGGCGAATTCTGTAAGGGACAAACTGGTTGATAAGGGAGTTGCTGCCAATCATATTAAAACAACTTCTCATGGCAAGGAAAACCCCCTGATAAAGACTGAAGACAATGTTAACGAACCCAGGAATCGCAGGGTAGAAGTGGTAATAAGATAG